The DNA region TTACCCCGACACCAACGCCAACACCTACAACAACTGTATTTGCAAAAGGTGCAGATATAAGTTGGTTAACACAAATGGAGGCATCGGGCTATAAATTTTATAATGCAGGCGGAACTCAACAAGATTGCATGCAGCTAT from Thermococcus sp. M36 includes:
- a CDS encoding glycosyl hydrolase 53 family protein; amino-acid sequence: MNWLIIFLIAQLSACSKGGDNSSASVTPTPTPTPTTTVFAKGADISWLTQMEASGYKFYNAGGTQQDCMQL